Proteins encoded within one genomic window of Salipaludibacillus agaradhaerens:
- the mreD gene encoding rod shape-determining protein MreD: protein MIVRYSLFISLFILFIFEGTIYQVFAPDFYGFPYELIPRWMFMLILLMGIYRGRGYGLLHGIIFGILYDIVYSPVLGVYAFGMGLIAYVLSISLPFVKNNLAITILMVISGVALLEYYVFGMMTLLGITDLSNDIFLTVRFIPTLIMNLIILTIVAYPVKLWCQKVDSEIQ from the coding sequence ATGATCGTTAGATATTCTTTATTTATATCATTGTTCATTCTATTCATATTTGAAGGTACTATTTATCAAGTCTTCGCTCCAGATTTTTATGGTTTTCCTTATGAATTGATCCCACGCTGGATGTTTATGCTTATATTGTTAATGGGGATCTATCGAGGCCGAGGATATGGACTATTACACGGGATTATATTTGGCATCTTGTATGATATTGTTTACTCACCTGTACTGGGTGTTTATGCGTTTGGGATGGGGTTAATTGCGTATGTCTTATCCATTTCTCTTCCTTTTGTTAAAAATAATTTAGCAATTACAATTTTAATGGTCATTTCAGGTGTGGCTTTATTAGAGTATTATGTGTTTGGTATGATGACTCTTTTAGGGATTACTGACTTGTCAAACGATATTTTTCTAACTGTTCGTTTTATTCCTACACTTATTATGAATTTAATCATATTAACCATCGTGGCTTATCCGGTAAAGCTATGGTGTCAGAAGGTTGATTCGGAAATTCAATAA
- the minC gene encoding septum site-determining protein MinC → MKTNQKKNQYVIIKGTKDGLTFILDDQCSMDTLKSALKETLSDRPQPSKESQGPVKAKLAIGKRYLENIERQELASLFSEEMNIKVEDIESDVISKTEAELLVKEKQMTQVARIIRSGQVIELQGDLLIIGDVNPGATVKATGNIYILGKLKGIAHAGSNGNKEAVICASVMTPSQLRIASVVRRSPEEPDQLIEQQMMECAYLNENEEIILEKLHKLSKIRPQLATELC, encoded by the coding sequence ATGAAAACAAATCAAAAAAAAAACCAATATGTCATTATCAAGGGGACTAAAGATGGCCTGACATTTATTCTGGATGACCAATGCTCGATGGACACGTTAAAGAGTGCTTTGAAAGAAACGTTGTCTGATCGCCCGCAACCCTCTAAAGAATCACAAGGGCCTGTTAAAGCGAAGCTTGCTATTGGGAAGCGTTATTTGGAGAACATAGAGCGTCAAGAGCTGGCGTCTTTATTCTCAGAAGAAATGAATATTAAGGTAGAAGATATAGAATCAGATGTAATTTCAAAAACAGAAGCTGAGCTCCTTGTAAAAGAAAAGCAAATGACTCAAGTAGCCAGAATTATTCGATCTGGACAAGTTATAGAGTTGCAGGGAGATCTTCTTATTATTGGTGATGTAAACCCTGGGGCGACAGTTAAGGCAACAGGGAATATCTACATATTGGGTAAATTAAAAGGGATTGCTCACGCTGGAAGTAATGGGAATAAAGAAGCGGTTATTTGTGCTTCTGTAATGACACCTTCACAGCTCCGGATAGCATCTGTTGTTAGACGTTCACCTGAGGAGCCAGACCAGCTGATTGAACAACAAATGATGGAATGTGCTTATCTCAATGAAAATGAAGAGATAATTCTTGAAAAACTTCATAAATTGTCGAAAATCAGGCCGCAGCTAGCAACAGAATTATGTTAA
- the minD gene encoding septum site-determining protein MinD codes for MGEAIVVTSGKGGVGKTTTTANIGTALALSGKKVCLVDTDIGLRNLDVVMGLENRIIYDLVDVIDGNCRLQQALIKDKRFDCLFLLPAAQTKDKSAVEPEQMKELIDELKQDYDYILIDCPAGIEQGYKNAVAGADKAIVVTTPEISSVRDADRIIGLLEKEENISPPKLVINRIRNHMMKNGEAMDVEELVSILAIDLLGIVVDDDDVIKSSNSGEPIALDPKSKASIAYRNIGRRITGETVPLMSLEDDKGMLTRVKKFLGIRG; via the coding sequence GTGGGAGAAGCCATAGTTGTAACGTCAGGTAAAGGCGGTGTTGGAAAAACGACGACCACTGCAAATATCGGGACAGCATTAGCTTTGTCAGGTAAAAAAGTATGTTTAGTTGACACAGATATTGGTTTAAGAAATCTTGATGTCGTGATGGGGCTGGAAAACAGAATAATATATGACCTCGTCGATGTCATTGACGGTAATTGCCGACTTCAACAGGCGTTAATAAAGGACAAGCGTTTTGATTGTTTATTTCTCCTTCCAGCTGCTCAAACAAAAGATAAATCAGCAGTGGAACCAGAACAAATGAAAGAATTAATTGATGAATTAAAGCAAGATTATGATTATATTTTGATTGATTGCCCAGCGGGGATTGAACAAGGGTATAAAAATGCTGTAGCTGGAGCAGATAAAGCAATTGTAGTCACGACTCCTGAAATATCTTCTGTTCGAGATGCAGATCGAATTATTGGTTTACTTGAAAAAGAAGAAAATATTTCTCCACCAAAACTCGTAATTAATCGGATTAGGAATCATATGATGAAAAATGGGGAAGCCATGGATGTAGAAGAGCTAGTCTCCATATTAGCGATTGATTTATTAGGCATTGTTGTTGATGACGATGATGTTATTAAATCCTCTAATAGTGGAGAGCCTATTGCATTAGACCCGAAAAGTAAGGCATCAATAGCTTATCGAAATATTGGACGGCGAATTACTGGAGAAACGGTCCCTCTCATGTCTCTCGAAGATGATAAAGGAATGCTGACCCGAGTGAAGAAATTCCTTGGCATCCGAGGATAA
- a CDS encoding M23 family metallopeptidase, whose protein sequence is MNDRVAKLKRKMDARRRKRQDKKRPNKSVQRMRSEGQSLWDMKHDEEREDTIYSFDTVKDKSLQKPNTEPYFNRDTFIMQLLAGICFFLIIGILMQTSTPALDQVRHFVERQFKEEFEFDRVALWYEDLFGRPVALFPSQMEAVAPGDLEEQVPNQYALPASGTIKETFEQNGRGIYVETDLEEAVEAVRSGVVRYIGEDEEHEWGQVVVISHYDGGESWYGMLEDIYVNLYDHVDSGDVLASVSSHAEDEETGIYYFALKEGDVFIDPVDVISVD, encoded by the coding sequence ATGAATGATAGAGTTGCAAAGTTAAAGCGAAAGATGGATGCTAGGAGACGCAAACGACAAGATAAAAAGCGTCCTAACAAGTCTGTACAGAGAATGCGGAGTGAAGGTCAGTCATTGTGGGACATGAAACATGATGAAGAACGAGAGGACACTATCTATTCATTTGATACGGTAAAAGATAAATCACTTCAAAAGCCAAATACAGAACCTTATTTCAATAGGGATACTTTCATAATGCAATTACTTGCTGGTATTTGTTTTTTTCTTATAATCGGGATTCTTATGCAAACGAGTACACCAGCTTTAGATCAAGTAAGACATTTTGTGGAACGGCAATTTAAAGAAGAATTTGAATTTGATCGTGTTGCTCTTTGGTACGAAGATTTATTTGGACGACCAGTAGCTCTCTTTCCTAGCCAAATGGAAGCAGTAGCTCCAGGTGATTTGGAAGAACAGGTGCCCAATCAATATGCTTTGCCAGCATCAGGGACGATAAAAGAGACATTTGAGCAAAATGGCAGAGGGATTTATGTAGAAACAGATTTAGAAGAGGCCGTCGAAGCTGTAAGAAGTGGTGTGGTTCGATATATCGGTGAAGATGAAGAACATGAATGGGGACAGGTAGTTGTTATAAGTCATTATGACGGGGGAGAATCATGGTATGGCATGCTTGAAGACATTTATGTGAATCTATATGATCATGTAGATAGTGGAGATGTCTTAGCTAGCGTCTCTTCTCACGCTGAAGATGAAGAGACAGGGATTTATTATTTCGCATTAAAAGAAGGGGATGTTTTTATAGATCCGGTTGACGTGATTTCCGTTGATTAA
- a CDS encoding M50 family metallopeptidase, whose protein sequence is MINLLRLIKIHPLLWVILGIGGMAGLFKEILMLLFIIMVHELGHACTANYYGWRIRKIELMPFGGVAEMEEYGNRPVKEEFFVTLNGPLQHLWMICASMYLSGTPIWSEADHQIFLFHNISILIFNLLPILPLDGGKLLFTLQSYFLPFQKSYYLTTILSLIMLTIMTFIAFMILPFHLNLVVIVCFLWLHQYLEWRQRHYHFLRFLLERQRLQLNKEKKKIPVPPDITVSQAVKEIYREKKGIFLVGTENGEKYVNETLVLQAFFDRQHKTLPLALLI, encoded by the coding sequence TTGATTAATTTATTACGTTTAATAAAAATTCACCCTTTACTATGGGTTATTTTAGGTATTGGTGGAATGGCGGGATTATTTAAAGAGATTCTCATGCTTTTATTTATTATCATGGTCCATGAATTAGGTCATGCTTGTACAGCAAACTATTACGGCTGGCGTATTCGTAAAATTGAGCTAATGCCGTTCGGCGGCGTGGCTGAAATGGAGGAGTATGGCAATCGTCCCGTTAAAGAAGAATTTTTCGTCACTCTAAATGGGCCTTTGCAGCATCTATGGATGATTTGTGCTAGTATGTATTTATCAGGTACACCTATTTGGTCTGAGGCAGATCATCAAATATTTTTATTTCATAATATCTCAATTTTGATATTTAACTTACTGCCAATTTTACCGTTAGATGGTGGAAAACTACTTTTTACATTACAGAGCTATTTTCTTCCTTTTCAAAAGTCGTATTACTTAACGACTATTCTTTCCTTAATTATGCTCACGATTATGACGTTTATAGCTTTTATGATCTTACCATTTCATCTAAATTTAGTGGTCATTGTATGTTTTTTATGGCTGCATCAATACTTAGAATGGCGGCAACGGCATTATCATTTTCTACGTTTCTTATTAGAAAGGCAGCGGCTGCAACTGAATAAAGAGAAGAAAAAGATTCCTGTTCCTCCTGATATCACAGTGTCTCAAGCCGTAAAAGAAATTTATCGAGAAAAAAAAGGAATTTTTTTAGTGGGAACCGAGAACGGTGAAAAATATGTGAATGAAACACTCGTCCTTCAAGCTTTCTTTGACCGACAGCATAAAACCCTCCCATTAGCCCTTCTTATATAG
- a CDS encoding Rne/Rng family ribonuclease: protein MRQIVLHRRFEDIRGAVIENGTVVEWLFEGKMDLLKPGIIIKGKVETILPGMDAAFVNIGSEKNGFLLKKELIVSQHEEHKSKPITSLLKQGQSIIVQVKKEEFGTKGAKLTEQLSFPGKYLVYLPFGNYIAISKKISHDEDREQLRVIAQSNLENKEGIIFRTSAAKTSTVKLKAELAFLREQFTTTMRKAQVHEGITILYNSTSVTRRVIRDFIDHEETQFVVDDIDDYKELTASLTSDEKDKVTLYQGKENLFSYFDLDKVLDKTLSSFLWLKNGGSLHIDYTEAMTIIDVNSAKFTSKQGLSDTAKKTNLEAVTTIAQQLRLRDIGGIILIDFIDMPLEKDRQDVMYALKNALKPDRTITNVLGFTQLGLLEMTRKKTRKAIHEIIYSNCNVCGGTGLVKSEAEVAAELEEALFAFRTSEAAAFVVDVHKGTLALFLHEGKRRLKWLENVLSKRIFLNGVTETGFQIRFEGDEQEARNFWNKV from the coding sequence GTGAGACAAATTGTGTTGCACCGACGGTTTGAAGACATTAGAGGTGCCGTGATTGAGAATGGGACCGTCGTCGAGTGGCTTTTTGAAGGGAAGATGGATTTACTGAAGCCTGGCATTATTATAAAAGGGAAGGTCGAAACGATTTTACCAGGGATGGATGCGGCTTTTGTTAATATTGGATCGGAAAAAAACGGCTTCCTATTAAAAAAAGAATTAATTGTTTCTCAGCATGAAGAACATAAATCTAAACCAATCACGTCTTTACTAAAGCAGGGCCAATCCATTATTGTTCAAGTAAAGAAAGAAGAGTTCGGAACAAAAGGGGCGAAACTCACTGAACAATTATCATTTCCTGGGAAATACCTTGTTTATTTACCGTTTGGTAATTACATTGCAATCTCTAAGAAAATTAGTCATGATGAGGACCGTGAACAGTTACGAGTAATAGCTCAAAGTAATCTTGAAAATAAAGAAGGTATTATTTTTCGGACAAGTGCTGCAAAAACATCTACTGTCAAATTAAAAGCAGAACTGGCGTTTTTGAGAGAACAATTTACTACCACTATGAGAAAAGCGCAAGTGCATGAAGGAATAACAATTTTGTATAATAGCACATCGGTTACAAGACGTGTGATTAGAGACTTTATCGATCATGAAGAGACCCAATTTGTTGTTGATGATATAGATGATTATAAAGAACTGACAGCTAGCTTAACTTCTGATGAAAAGGATAAAGTCACTCTATATCAAGGAAAAGAAAACCTTTTTTCTTATTTCGATCTGGATAAAGTACTAGATAAAACACTTTCTTCATTTTTATGGTTGAAAAACGGTGGCTCGCTTCACATTGATTACACTGAGGCCATGACAATTATTGATGTGAACTCTGCAAAATTTACTAGTAAACAAGGACTGAGTGATACTGCCAAAAAAACCAATCTCGAAGCTGTCACAACAATTGCGCAACAACTTAGATTGAGAGATATCGGTGGCATAATTTTGATCGATTTTATCGATATGCCATTAGAAAAAGATAGACAGGACGTTATGTACGCATTAAAAAATGCACTTAAACCTGATCGTACGATAACAAATGTGCTTGGATTTACTCAATTAGGGCTATTAGAAATGACGCGAAAAAAAACACGTAAAGCGATACATGAAATCATCTATTCGAATTGTAATGTATGTGGAGGGACAGGCTTGGTAAAAAGCGAAGCTGAAGTAGCAGCAGAATTAGAGGAAGCACTTTTTGCCTTCCGTACTTCTGAGGCTGCTGCCTTTGTAGTAGATGTTCATAAAGGGACGTTAGCATTATTCTTACATGAAGGTAAACGCCGTTTAAAGTGGTTGGAGAACGTTCTGTCTAAACGTATTTTTTTAAATGGTGTGACGGAAACAGGCTTTCAGATTAGATTTGAAGGGGATGAGCAAGAAGCTCGGAACTTTTGGAACAAAGTCTAG
- the rplU gene encoding 50S ribosomal protein L21, translated as MYAIIETGGKQVKVTEGQEVYVEKIDVAEGDTVTFDRVLLVGGDDTKVGAPLVDGATVTAKVEKHDRAKKITVFKYKAKKNYRRKQGHRQPYTKVIIDKINA; from the coding sequence ATGTACGCAATTATTGAAACTGGTGGAAAGCAAGTAAAAGTAACTGAAGGACAAGAAGTTTACGTTGAAAAGATTGATGTAGCTGAAGGTGATACAGTAACTTTTGACCGTGTTCTTCTCGTTGGAGGAGATGACACGAAGGTAGGAGCTCCCCTTGTTGATGGAGCTACAGTGACTGCAAAGGTAGAGAAACATGACCGTGCGAAAAAAATCACTGTCTTTAAATATAAAGCTAAAAAGAACTACCGTCGTAAGCAGGGTCACCGTCAGCCATACACAAAAGTGATTATCGATAAGATTAATGCTTAA
- a CDS encoding ribosomal-processing cysteine protease Prp, whose product MIHVTFNRNDDGTIHTFTMKGHAESGPYGYDLVCAGVSAVSFGAVNAIADLCDTKMMVETKDDGGFLRCRVPNGLNHDTFEKVQLLLNGMLVSLKTIEDQYSQFIRIDS is encoded by the coding sequence ATGATTCATGTAACATTCAACCGGAATGACGATGGAACGATCCATACATTTACGATGAAAGGCCATGCGGAATCAGGTCCTTATGGATATGATCTCGTCTGTGCAGGGGTGTCCGCTGTTTCTTTTGGAGCAGTGAATGCTATTGCCGATCTTTGTGATACAAAGATGATGGTTGAAACGAAAGATGACGGAGGCTTTCTCCGCTGTCGTGTTCCTAATGGGTTAAATCATGACACGTTTGAGAAAGTGCAATTACTGTTAAATGGTATGCTTGTCTCCCTGAAAACAATTGAGGACCAGTATAGCCAATTTATACGTATCGATTCATAA